The following coding sequences lie in one Myxococcus xanthus genomic window:
- a CDS encoding lysyl oxidase family protein, with the protein MQRIRAVALTSLLAVSLCACDDPVEPGEPDSGTPDAGQPDGGAPDAGAPDAGEPDAGAGDGGTFLSEVPLWQVEHDPAHATGCFGRSIALGDVNGDGQRDLVVAAPPCLSLTRDPGRVSLFAGEAPYFSTQGVTAVMDWRNANSRTNGNRMTVSTGNVDGDDFADVLVSGQYGALVFKGQADLASVFTEPAFVVPGGGVYNNAVFADVNGDGLDDVVSVRGLAVSVFLATPGAPGGPFTLVERAEPLYTGSVRRAGDVDGDGAQDLVLSSSMGDGYSLVPGCKSGSPGPCEGGLAAQPFWTVGSQSLSLFPDLNGDGVPERFTGPGGGTVRLHLSEAGGGYASAPTWSAMGDPVFANFGSSITSVGDVDGDGQRQDFVVGSDGRLYFYSPAEGVSSALNPVWSWPRADVLPQGYEGFNRFAVIPPGDLNGDGFDDLVAGLAPPTGLVGGPAGRVVILGGGQVPAEPATAPYLPPVAGCGLTLDPEHGKADLAVDADVLARTLYVERRTFAADSCEILEGCVPAPGERRLLRFSTSIQNLGSAAAVVPGWDERPDLYIWDECHGHDHLTNFAQYALRDAQGNEVVEGRKQGFYLIDYQRQCDDAAPYLLSFDRMSISVGWTDIYVADIPCQWIDITDLTDGTYSLRVGVDEQDIIEEADVLPNEAILNVRIQGDSVTVVP; encoded by the coding sequence ATGCAACGCATTCGCGCTGTCGCCCTGACCTCGCTGCTGGCCGTTTCACTCTGCGCCTGTGATGACCCCGTGGAGCCGGGGGAACCCGACTCGGGCACGCCGGATGCCGGGCAGCCCGACGGAGGGGCGCCCGACGCAGGCGCTCCCGATGCGGGTGAGCCAGACGCGGGAGCCGGGGACGGAGGCACGTTCCTCTCCGAGGTGCCGCTCTGGCAGGTGGAGCACGACCCCGCGCACGCCACCGGTTGCTTCGGCCGCTCCATCGCGCTGGGCGACGTGAATGGCGATGGCCAGAGGGACCTGGTCGTCGCCGCGCCCCCGTGTCTTTCGCTCACGAGAGACCCCGGCCGGGTGTCGCTCTTCGCGGGTGAGGCGCCGTACTTCTCCACGCAGGGGGTGACGGCGGTGATGGATTGGCGCAACGCGAACTCGAGGACCAATGGCAACCGGATGACGGTGTCCACGGGCAACGTGGACGGGGACGACTTCGCGGACGTGCTCGTCTCCGGCCAGTACGGCGCGCTCGTCTTCAAGGGCCAGGCGGACCTGGCCAGCGTCTTCACCGAGCCCGCGTTCGTGGTGCCCGGCGGCGGCGTGTACAACAACGCCGTCTTCGCGGACGTCAACGGGGACGGCCTGGATGACGTGGTCAGCGTGAGGGGGCTGGCGGTGTCCGTCTTTCTGGCCACGCCCGGCGCGCCGGGCGGGCCCTTCACCCTGGTGGAGCGCGCGGAGCCGCTCTACACCGGCTCCGTCCGCCGCGCGGGAGACGTGGACGGGGATGGGGCACAGGACCTCGTGCTGTCGAGTTCGATGGGGGATGGCTATTCGCTGGTGCCTGGCTGCAAGTCCGGCAGTCCCGGGCCGTGTGAGGGCGGGCTCGCGGCGCAGCCCTTCTGGACGGTGGGCAGCCAATCGCTGAGCCTCTTCCCGGACCTGAATGGGGACGGGGTGCCGGAGCGCTTCACGGGGCCGGGCGGTGGCACGGTGCGGCTCCACCTGTCGGAGGCGGGCGGCGGTTATGCCTCCGCCCCGACGTGGTCCGCCATGGGCGACCCCGTCTTCGCGAACTTCGGCTCATCCATCACCTCGGTGGGGGACGTGGACGGAGACGGCCAGCGCCAGGACTTCGTCGTGGGCTCCGACGGGCGGCTGTACTTCTACTCACCGGCGGAAGGGGTCTCCTCGGCGCTGAATCCCGTGTGGTCCTGGCCCCGCGCGGACGTCCTGCCGCAGGGGTACGAAGGCTTCAACCGCTTCGCCGTCATCCCGCCGGGAGACCTGAACGGCGACGGCTTCGATGACCTGGTGGCGGGCTTGGCGCCCCCGACGGGGCTCGTCGGCGGGCCGGCGGGCCGGGTCGTCATTCTCGGTGGTGGCCAGGTGCCCGCGGAGCCGGCGACGGCACCGTATCTGCCGCCAGTGGCGGGATGTGGCCTGACGCTGGACCCGGAGCACGGCAAGGCGGACCTCGCCGTGGACGCGGACGTGCTGGCCCGCACGTTGTACGTGGAGCGCCGCACCTTCGCCGCTGACTCCTGCGAGATACTGGAGGGCTGCGTGCCCGCGCCCGGTGAGCGGCGCCTGCTGCGCTTCAGCACCTCCATCCAGAACCTGGGCTCGGCGGCGGCCGTGGTGCCCGGCTGGGACGAGCGGCCGGACCTCTACATCTGGGACGAGTGCCACGGCCATGACCACCTCACCAACTTCGCCCAGTACGCGCTGCGGGACGCGCAGGGCAACGAAGTCGTGGAGGGCCGCAAGCAGGGCTTCTACCTCATTGACTACCAGCGCCAGTGCGATGACGCGGCGCCCTACCTTCTCTCATTCGACCGGATGAGCATCTCCGTCGGCTGGACGGACATCTACGTCGCCGACATCCCCTGTCAGTGGATTGACATCACCGACCTGACGGACGGCACGTACTCCCTGCGCGTGGGCGTGGATGAGCAGGACATCATCGAGGAAGCGGACGTGCTCCCCAACGAGGCCATCCTGAACGTCCGCATCCAGGGCGATTCCGTGACGGTCGTCCCGTAG
- a CDS encoding ABC transporter permease yields the protein MSIRVDVWEGARIALFSLRSNRLRTVLTTVGIGVGVCTLLAIVGIIQGINRSFEDQLSSIGANTLQISKFPWTLNGDWWSYRNRKDLSADLVPPILNASEHVLAAAPLFFERVEGRFLDRKIGSVLLVGTTPDYATVGSFTLERGRFLTHADVDNRAQVAVIGAELVRSLFPGVNPVGQRILFEGKPFRVVGTLEAKGTILGENQDLVVMVPFRTFLAHFGKKRSPNIAVALTSPEHAPAVVDKLTAVLRRERNTPPGLPDDFAINRPDQLASMYAQLTGALYGAAMGVGLITLLVGGIGIMNIMLVSVRERTREIGVRRALGARKRTIILQFLMEASCVSALGGTMGTVVGLGLARIVSLITPLAAAVEPLTVVAGVGFAAMVGLLFGIWPAARAANLDPVEALRHE from the coding sequence GTGAGCATCCGGGTCGATGTGTGGGAGGGGGCGCGCATCGCGCTGTTCTCGCTCCGTTCCAACCGCCTGCGGACCGTGCTGACGACGGTGGGCATTGGCGTGGGCGTGTGCACGCTGCTGGCCATTGTCGGCATCATCCAGGGCATCAACCGCTCCTTTGAGGACCAGCTTTCGAGCATTGGCGCCAACACGCTCCAAATCTCGAAGTTCCCCTGGACGCTCAACGGCGACTGGTGGTCGTACCGCAACCGCAAGGACCTGAGCGCGGACCTGGTGCCGCCCATCCTCAACGCGTCCGAGCACGTGCTGGCCGCGGCGCCGCTCTTCTTCGAGCGCGTGGAGGGCCGCTTCCTGGACCGCAAAATCGGCTCGGTGCTGCTGGTGGGCACCACGCCGGACTACGCCACGGTGGGCTCGTTCACCCTGGAGCGGGGCCGCTTCCTCACCCACGCGGACGTGGACAACCGGGCGCAGGTGGCCGTCATCGGCGCGGAGCTCGTGCGCTCGCTCTTCCCCGGAGTGAACCCGGTGGGGCAGCGCATCCTCTTCGAGGGCAAGCCCTTCCGCGTGGTGGGAACACTGGAGGCCAAGGGCACCATCCTGGGAGAGAACCAGGACCTGGTGGTGATGGTGCCCTTCCGCACCTTCCTGGCGCACTTCGGCAAGAAGCGCTCACCCAACATCGCGGTGGCCCTCACGTCGCCGGAGCATGCGCCAGCGGTGGTGGACAAGCTCACCGCGGTGCTCCGCCGGGAGCGCAACACGCCGCCGGGGCTGCCGGACGACTTCGCCATCAACCGGCCGGACCAGTTGGCCAGCATGTACGCGCAGCTCACCGGGGCGCTCTATGGCGCGGCCATGGGCGTGGGCCTCATCACGCTGCTGGTGGGCGGCATCGGCATCATGAACATCATGCTGGTGTCGGTGCGCGAGCGGACGCGGGAGATTGGCGTCCGCCGGGCGCTGGGGGCCCGCAAGCGCACCATCATCCTCCAGTTCCTGATGGAGGCCTCCTGTGTGTCCGCCCTGGGCGGCACCATGGGGACGGTGGTGGGCCTGGGGCTGGCGCGCATCGTGTCCTTGATTACACCCCTGGCGGCGGCGGTGGAGCCGCTGACGGTGGTGGCTGGCGTGGGGTTCGCGGCGATGGTGGGGCTGCTGTTCGGCATCTGGCCGGCGGCGCGGGCGGCGAACCTGGACCCGGTGGAAGCGCTTCGCCACGAGTGA
- a CDS encoding ABC transporter permease yields the protein MMAIWDTLRLAFGTFRSNLLRSFLTLLGIVIGATTVVSMMGLIEGLRIQVNESMSELGSDCFQVQRLPFGGNLSLAELARRPRLNEGDLEAIRLQPSVLLAAAEDSKGGQKVSTQQRESRPNVTIWAGTPEYFQTNSVVVEFGRPFTDAEYLDGRRVAVIGQDLADTLFPGVQPLGQNIRILGRSFQVIGTLKRRGSFMGGGSQDNQVMMPLSVYKALFGVRNYRVSVQAQSAEVLQRAQDEVTLLMRRRHNLKPLEEDDFFVFSNESATEMFNNISKVISAASFGVCMLSLLVGGIGILNIMLVAVTERTREIGIRKALGAKKRRILAQFAIEAVVLSLVGGVLGVGLGMGLAHLAKWMVGLPAQVPAWAVMLSLAMSSGVGLLFGIYPAARAAKLDPVEAMRTD from the coding sequence ATGATGGCAATCTGGGACACCCTGCGGCTGGCGTTCGGAACGTTCCGTTCCAACCTGCTGCGCTCATTCCTGACGCTGCTGGGCATCGTCATTGGCGCCACCACGGTGGTGTCGATGATGGGGCTCATCGAGGGCCTGCGCATCCAGGTGAACGAGAGCATGTCCGAGCTGGGCTCCGACTGCTTCCAGGTGCAGCGGCTGCCTTTCGGCGGAAACCTGTCCCTGGCGGAGCTGGCGCGGCGGCCCCGGCTGAACGAGGGCGATTTGGAGGCCATCCGGCTGCAGCCGTCGGTGCTGCTGGCGGCGGCGGAGGACTCCAAGGGTGGACAGAAGGTGTCCACGCAGCAGCGCGAGTCGCGCCCCAATGTGACTATTTGGGCCGGCACGCCGGAGTACTTCCAGACGAACTCGGTGGTGGTGGAGTTCGGGAGGCCCTTCACGGACGCGGAGTACCTGGACGGCCGCCGCGTGGCGGTGATTGGCCAGGACCTGGCGGACACGTTGTTCCCGGGCGTGCAGCCCCTGGGGCAGAACATCCGCATCCTGGGGCGCAGCTTCCAGGTGATTGGCACGCTCAAGCGCCGCGGCAGCTTCATGGGCGGAGGCAGCCAGGACAACCAGGTGATGATGCCGCTGTCCGTCTACAAGGCGCTGTTCGGGGTGCGCAACTACCGGGTGAGCGTCCAGGCCCAGTCGGCGGAGGTGCTCCAGCGCGCGCAGGACGAGGTGACGCTGCTGATGCGGCGGCGCCACAACCTGAAGCCGCTGGAGGAGGATGACTTCTTCGTGTTCTCCAACGAGAGCGCCACGGAGATGTTCAACAACATCTCGAAGGTGATTTCCGCGGCCAGCTTCGGCGTGTGCATGCTGTCGCTGCTGGTGGGCGGCATCGGCATCCTGAACATCATGCTGGTGGCGGTGACGGAGCGCACCCGGGAGATTGGCATCCGCAAGGCGCTGGGCGCGAAGAAGCGCCGCATCCTCGCGCAGTTCGCCATCGAGGCGGTGGTGCTGTCGCTGGTGGGTGGCGTGTTGGGCGTGGGCCTGGGCATGGGCCTGGCGCACCTGGCGAAGTGGATGGTGGGGCTGCCCGCGCAGGTGCCGGCCTGGGCGGTGATGCTGTCGCTGGCCATGAGCAGCGGCGTGGGCCTGCTGTTCGGCATCTACCCGGCCGCGCGCGCCGCGAAGCTGGACCCCGTGGAGGCCATGCGGACGGACTGA
- a CDS encoding phospholipase D-like domain-containing protein codes for MKLAWLVPVVLIAAGCPAPNHRHDLRLRSLPGSSPEARSLAFFQSLGVALVPGHRVELVENGFIFDAIEEEILAAHTSIHITSYIWRPGEPSDRLVRALAARRPGVACRVLVDPLGSVNFEAVMPALAASGCDARYFRPIQGDFVALDAVRLRARSHRKLVVRDGEVGITGGWGIWKSWMGNAQGADYWRDMNIRVEGPAVRDMQVAFAQNWQESGGDFLPATDFPEPRYAGDARAGFVASTDNRFLSDARRMTLLTIAAAKERLWIANSYFIPSDAISDMLLEKVKQGVDVRVLVPGRHHDVGPVHAAQRATYARLLEGGVRIWEYELSMMHSKTMLVDDSLSVVGSTNMDPLALTTLEECSVVVEDPALAAQLAASFEKDLRHSREIHWSGWRRRGLLQKLGERLPWFIGNYL; via the coding sequence GTGAAGCTCGCCTGGCTCGTGCCCGTGGTGTTGATTGCCGCTGGGTGCCCCGCTCCCAATCACCGGCATGACCTGCGCCTGCGCTCATTGCCGGGAAGCAGCCCGGAGGCGCGTTCGCTCGCGTTCTTCCAGTCGCTGGGCGTGGCGCTGGTGCCGGGCCACCGCGTGGAGCTGGTGGAGAACGGCTTCATCTTCGACGCCATCGAAGAGGAGATTCTCGCCGCGCACACCAGCATCCACATCACCAGCTACATCTGGCGGCCCGGTGAGCCGTCGGACCGGCTGGTGCGGGCGCTGGCGGCGCGGCGGCCCGGGGTTGCGTGCCGCGTGCTCGTGGACCCGTTGGGCAGCGTCAACTTCGAGGCGGTGATGCCCGCGCTGGCGGCCAGCGGCTGTGACGCGCGCTACTTCCGGCCCATCCAAGGTGACTTCGTGGCCCTGGACGCGGTCCGTCTCCGGGCGCGGAGCCACCGGAAGCTGGTGGTGCGGGATGGCGAGGTGGGCATCACGGGTGGCTGGGGCATCTGGAAGAGCTGGATGGGGAATGCGCAGGGCGCGGATTACTGGCGCGACATGAACATCCGCGTGGAGGGCCCGGCCGTGCGGGACATGCAGGTCGCCTTCGCCCAGAACTGGCAGGAGTCAGGTGGGGATTTCCTGCCCGCGACCGACTTCCCGGAGCCGCGCTACGCAGGGGACGCGCGCGCGGGCTTCGTGGCCAGCACGGACAACCGGTTCCTGTCGGACGCGCGGCGAATGACGCTGCTCACCATCGCGGCGGCGAAGGAGCGGCTCTGGATTGCGAACTCGTACTTCATCCCCTCCGACGCCATCAGTGACATGTTGTTGGAGAAGGTGAAGCAGGGCGTGGACGTGCGGGTGCTGGTGCCCGGGCGGCACCATGACGTCGGGCCGGTGCACGCGGCGCAGCGGGCGACGTATGCGCGCTTGCTGGAGGGTGGCGTGCGCATCTGGGAGTACGAGCTGTCGATGATGCATTCCAAGACGATGCTCGTGGATGACTCCCTGTCCGTCGTGGGCTCCACCAACATGGACCCGCTGGCGTTGACGACGTTGGAGGAGTGCTCGGTGGTGGTGGAGGACCCGGCGCTGGCGGCGCAGCTCGCCGCATCTTTTGAGAAAGATTTACGCCACTCGCGAGAAATTCACTGGAGCGGGTGGAGGCGGCGCGGGCTCTTGCAGAAGCTGGGCGAGCGGCTGCCGTGGTTCATCGGCAACTATCTCTGA
- a CDS encoding PQQ-binding-like beta-propeller repeat protein encodes MARARPTSPRCPRCHAPIVLEEGRVLYTCGYCNASIDTQGEKAPRPEYQAPASTGAGGNTGGLLVGGILSLCFTAGLVAFYSFSSVTESTSGPTPTSVPEPSPVVVAPPPVAEKKAKFQWDSQGVPLAVDLNGDGTDDIIGRIRRLSLVPGKTETRNQVAAFDGKSLDLLWEADLEGTISDLSGAVHVVHQGGRVVMSEPGAVHLLEPKTGKPLGRVALSDKPSRLCIPKGDTESVWVEVVDGQNLLFNTKTATARPAIEPPPPCAPVKWSHHLCFVPVFRKSPVPCARPRNLPAVPGFRAENVYKLEDLDVAMGARSPGSRVPMVAVFRRGEKAALWAENVADMDPRNVKESTVDVVDFSEDSLFMVYALKEGGEQLVRRDLLKGSVGWDVPIPNSRSGSGVSQIREHGGRIYVPHWVWLDVFDAKTGNLIGTLGAW; translated from the coding sequence ATGGCTCGCGCCCGCCCGACATCGCCTCGTTGCCCCCGCTGTCATGCGCCCATCGTCCTCGAGGAAGGCCGGGTGCTCTACACCTGTGGCTACTGCAACGCCTCCATCGACACGCAGGGCGAGAAGGCGCCGCGTCCCGAGTATCAGGCGCCGGCCTCGACGGGGGCGGGAGGGAACACGGGCGGCCTGTTGGTGGGAGGCATCCTGTCGCTCTGCTTCACGGCGGGGCTCGTGGCCTTTTACAGCTTCAGCTCCGTCACGGAGTCCACCAGCGGGCCCACCCCCACGAGCGTCCCGGAGCCGTCTCCCGTCGTCGTGGCGCCGCCACCGGTGGCGGAGAAGAAGGCGAAGTTCCAATGGGACTCCCAGGGTGTTCCCCTCGCCGTGGACCTCAACGGTGACGGAACGGACGACATCATCGGCCGTATCCGTCGCCTCAGTCTCGTTCCCGGAAAGACGGAGACGCGCAACCAGGTTGCCGCGTTCGATGGGAAGTCGCTCGACCTGCTCTGGGAAGCGGACCTCGAGGGGACGATCTCGGACTTGTCCGGCGCGGTGCACGTCGTTCACCAGGGCGGCCGCGTGGTGATGAGTGAGCCGGGCGCGGTGCATCTCCTCGAGCCGAAGACAGGCAAGCCGCTGGGGCGGGTGGCGCTCTCGGACAAGCCCAGCAGGCTCTGCATCCCGAAGGGCGACACCGAGTCCGTCTGGGTCGAGGTGGTGGATGGGCAGAACCTCCTGTTCAACACGAAGACGGCGACCGCCCGGCCCGCCATCGAGCCTCCGCCCCCCTGCGCGCCGGTCAAATGGAGCCACCATCTCTGTTTCGTTCCGGTGTTCAGGAAGAGTCCCGTCCCTTGTGCGCGCCCGCGCAACCTTCCCGCCGTTCCCGGATTCCGGGCGGAGAACGTCTACAAGCTCGAGGACCTGGACGTCGCGATGGGTGCACGGAGCCCTGGGAGCCGGGTGCCCATGGTGGCGGTGTTCCGGCGGGGCGAGAAGGCCGCGCTGTGGGCGGAGAACGTCGCCGACATGGACCCCAGGAACGTGAAGGAGTCCACGGTGGACGTCGTCGACTTCTCCGAGGACTCGCTCTTCATGGTCTACGCGTTGAAGGAGGGCGGGGAGCAGCTCGTTCGTAGGGACCTGCTGAAGGGGAGCGTGGGGTGGGACGTCCCCATTCCCAACTCCCGGAGCGGCTCGGGGGTGTCCCAGATTCGGGAGCACGGTGGGCGCATCTATGTCCCTCACTGGGTGTGGCTGGATGTCTTCGACGCGAAGACGGGCAACCTGATTGGCACCCTGGGCGCGTGGTGA
- a CDS encoding GNAT family N-acetyltransferase has protein sequence MDTRHVVERALVREARPEDDAVVGDLLVEAFLTQYAKKLPDVVYGDERKRELRDVASRRKVATVLVAEVDGQVVGTVALFKPGAPGSEAWLPNAADLRGLATAVSHHGTGLARPLMDAAEALAREWGVDAVCLHVRRGAEGVGRMYLRRGFVREPVGDLDLPTVFLEGYVLRFKKD, from the coding sequence ATGGACACCCGGCATGTCGTGGAGCGGGCCCTCGTTCGCGAGGCACGGCCCGAGGATGACGCGGTGGTGGGGGACTTGTTGGTGGAGGCCTTCCTCACCCAGTACGCGAAGAAGCTCCCGGACGTCGTCTATGGCGACGAGCGCAAGCGCGAGCTGCGGGACGTCGCGTCCCGGCGCAAGGTGGCCACCGTGCTGGTGGCCGAGGTGGACGGGCAGGTGGTGGGCACTGTCGCGCTCTTCAAGCCGGGCGCGCCGGGCTCCGAGGCCTGGCTGCCCAACGCCGCCGACCTGCGCGGGCTGGCCACCGCCGTGAGTCACCATGGCACCGGGCTGGCCCGGCCGCTCATGGACGCCGCCGAGGCCCTGGCCCGGGAGTGGGGCGTGGACGCCGTGTGCCTCCACGTCCGAAGGGGCGCGGAGGGCGTGGGGCGCATGTACCTGCGGCGGGGCTTCGTGCGCGAACCCGTGGGCGACCTGGACCTGCCCACGGTGTTCCTCGAAGGCTACGTGCTGCGCTTCAAGAAGGACTGA
- a CDS encoding type VI secretion system contractile sheath domain-containing protein: MSQNGSSAESARVRWLVVGAFSPSPSGRRFPLTVNTFGDELTRAASGLRVTVADRLGAGDTRTVELSFDRLRAFSFADVITRVPELRALQHLHESLSTSDPLRTLTPEEAATRVATVTGPGRLPDAVAEALRAASAPPAAPTAPAAPTESGEDLVETLLSRADASTPAAASRAVDAFLRAINPRVPATPAPVVTPEAATRQTARDLVEEALLLTAKDLLGAEPVAQLESGWRGLKWLLDQVPASSGISVEVLDVARAGLLDAVQGALGAEPFERPDAVFIVDATDDVALLGKLAAMGERAQLPVVAAVSAPLLGVAQAELATALEEEREQVSEAWTELRQDESARWLCAVINRAVVASEGRGAARRVSFTSPALAVAAMLAASFRDTSAFARIMGQQGGLKAPAMWELPTGRDTGLSIPTEHFLPIRAQARLEERGILGLGSGRNADAVLLAAAPMVFGGGYAVPLPAQLLTGRIVRFATWVRDQLPAGTGGDDVDAIFSQAAEVFLFRGATENGQLRGQLVATDNGRGVHVTATVRPEHAGTRFQLAFTLPLRG; the protein is encoded by the coding sequence ATGAGCCAGAACGGAAGCAGTGCCGAGAGCGCGCGCGTGCGCTGGCTGGTGGTGGGTGCCTTCTCCCCGTCTCCCTCGGGTCGGCGCTTCCCGCTCACGGTGAACACCTTCGGGGATGAGCTCACGCGCGCCGCCAGCGGGCTCCGCGTCACCGTGGCTGACCGGCTCGGAGCAGGTGACACGCGCACCGTCGAGCTGTCCTTCGACCGGCTCCGCGCATTCAGCTTCGCGGACGTCATCACCCGCGTCCCGGAGCTGCGCGCCCTGCAGCACCTGCACGAATCGCTGTCCACGTCCGACCCGCTGCGCACGCTGACGCCCGAGGAGGCCGCCACGCGCGTGGCCACCGTCACCGGCCCGGGCCGCCTGCCGGACGCGGTGGCCGAGGCCCTGCGCGCCGCCTCCGCCCCACCGGCCGCGCCCACCGCTCCGGCCGCGCCCACCGAATCTGGCGAGGACCTGGTGGAGACGCTCCTCAGCCGCGCCGACGCGAGCACGCCCGCCGCCGCGTCCCGCGCGGTGGATGCCTTCCTGCGCGCCATCAATCCGCGCGTGCCCGCCACGCCCGCGCCCGTCGTCACGCCGGAGGCCGCCACCCGGCAGACGGCCCGGGATTTGGTGGAGGAAGCGCTGCTCCTCACGGCGAAGGACCTGCTCGGCGCCGAGCCCGTGGCCCAGTTGGAGTCCGGGTGGCGCGGCCTCAAGTGGCTGCTGGACCAGGTGCCCGCCTCCTCGGGCATCTCCGTGGAGGTGCTGGACGTGGCGCGCGCCGGGCTGCTGGACGCCGTGCAGGGCGCGCTAGGCGCCGAGCCCTTCGAACGCCCTGACGCCGTCTTCATCGTGGATGCCACCGACGACGTCGCCCTCCTGGGCAAGCTCGCGGCGATGGGCGAGCGCGCGCAGCTTCCGGTGGTGGCCGCCGTGTCCGCGCCGCTCCTGGGCGTGGCGCAGGCGGAGCTGGCCACGGCGCTGGAAGAGGAACGCGAGCAGGTCTCCGAGGCCTGGACGGAGCTGCGCCAGGACGAGTCCGCGCGCTGGCTGTGCGCCGTCATCAACCGCGCGGTGGTGGCCAGCGAGGGTCGCGGCGCGGCCCGGCGCGTGAGCTTCACCAGCCCCGCGCTGGCGGTGGCGGCGATGCTGGCGGCCAGCTTCCGGGACACCAGCGCCTTCGCGCGCATCATGGGCCAGCAGGGCGGACTGAAGGCGCCCGCCATGTGGGAGCTGCCCACCGGCCGCGATACCGGGCTGAGCATTCCCACCGAGCACTTCCTCCCCATCCGGGCGCAGGCGCGGCTGGAGGAGCGCGGCATCCTGGGCCTGGGCAGCGGGCGCAACGCGGACGCGGTGCTGCTGGCCGCCGCGCCCATGGTCTTCGGCGGAGGCTACGCGGTGCCGCTGCCCGCGCAGCTGCTCACCGGGCGCATCGTGCGCTTCGCTACCTGGGTGCGGGACCAGCTCCCCGCGGGCACCGGCGGCGACGACGTGGACGCCATCTTCTCGCAGGCCGCGGAGGTGTTCCTCTTCCGGGGCGCCACGGAGAACGGGCAGCTGCGCGGCCAGCTGGTGGCCACGGACAACGGCCGCGGCGTGCACGTCACCGCGACCGTCCGCCCGGAGCACGCGGGCACGCGCTTCCAGCTCGCCTTCACCCTGCCGCTGCGCGGCTGA
- a CDS encoding lytic transglycosylase domain-containing protein: MRLSPLSGSASSAVRSPAQDVSVSRPSASLSGPSSASAQKPSLGRIGMQQDGFDLGGGKAASVGKLLEGAMAIISTLTQLQQAMQGGAAGGAQGASCGQGSSPSKCFSDSSFSPASACGGRPPVELNPSAQGPSPFMNDPVEGLMSAPPAGGPAPAPVSGIEGAPVPVGGPAPVPVGGIEGTPVGGSAPAPVGGIGAAPSVGANTSAGGASLGGNLPPALEKLRPALESAAAKTGVPVEMLAAQVWAESRGDVAATSTNGGNGLTDTGLMQVNPNTFKELQGKYPELQGKSLSDPATNILAGACYMKDMKEQFGNWDLALRAYNSGPNGVDKSNPHAIPAGTGDAMYVQKVNQFASTLASGQGTLPA, translated from the coding sequence ATGCGCCTCTCTCCTCTCAGCGGCTCCGCCTCTTCCGCCGTCCGCTCCCCGGCCCAGGATGTCTCCGTCTCCCGGCCTTCCGCGTCGCTGTCGGGTCCCTCGAGTGCTTCGGCCCAGAAGCCGTCGCTGGGGCGCATCGGGATGCAGCAGGATGGCTTCGACCTGGGCGGCGGCAAGGCCGCGTCCGTGGGAAAGCTGCTTGAGGGAGCCATGGCGATCATCAGCACGCTCACCCAGCTCCAGCAGGCCATGCAGGGCGGCGCGGCCGGTGGCGCGCAGGGCGCTTCGTGCGGCCAGGGCTCGTCCCCGTCCAAGTGCTTCTCGGACAGCTCCTTCTCGCCCGCGTCGGCCTGCGGTGGCCGTCCTCCCGTGGAGCTGAACCCCAGCGCTCAGGGCCCGTCTCCGTTCATGAATGATCCGGTGGAGGGCCTCATGTCGGCGCCGCCGGCGGGTGGCCCCGCGCCCGCTCCGGTGAGTGGCATCGAGGGCGCGCCTGTTCCGGTGGGTGGCCCCGCGCCTGTTCCGGTGGGCGGCATCGAGGGCACGCCGGTGGGGGGCTCCGCGCCCGCGCCGGTGGGCGGCATCGGCGCGGCGCCCTCGGTGGGCGCGAACACGAGTGCCGGCGGCGCGAGCCTGGGCGGCAACCTGCCTCCGGCGCTGGAGAAGCTGCGTCCGGCGCTCGAGTCCGCGGCGGCCAAGACGGGCGTGCCGGTGGAGATGCTGGCCGCGCAGGTGTGGGCGGAGTCGCGCGGTGACGTGGCCGCCACGTCCACCAACGGTGGCAACGGCCTGACGGACACCGGGCTGATGCAGGTGAACCCCAACACCTTCAAGGAGCTGCAGGGCAAGTACCCCGAGCTGCAGGGCAAGAGCCTCTCCGACCCGGCGACGAACATCCTCGCGGGCGCCTGCTACATGAAGGACATGAAGGAGCAGTTCGGGAACTGGGACCTGGCCCTGCGCGCCTACAACTCCGGTCCGAACGGCGTGGACAAGAGCAACCCGCACGCGATTCCCGCGGGCACGGGTGACGCCATGTACGTGCAGAAGGTGAATCAGTTCGCCAGCACCCTGGCTTCGGGCCAGGGCACGCTGCCGGCGTAG